The genomic stretch ATTCGGGCGGCCGCAACTTCGCGGGCCACTACTCCGCCCGGAAGTACAACGTGGCGCCGGTGTCCTCACCCATCGAGGTCCAGTACGCCATCGCCCCGGGCACGGCCATGGTGCAGAAGCGCCACGGCGGTGACGGCATCACCATCGTCACCGGTGGCGACGCTGGCACGGCCGAGGGCGATTTCGCCTCGTGCCTGGTGTGGAGCAGCCGCCCCGCCAACCCGCTGCCCATCCTCATCATCGTCACCAACAACAAGTGGGGCATCTCCACGGCGGCGGAGGGCCAGCACGGCGAGCAGCGCATCAGCGACCGCGGCAAGGCCTTTGGCATCCGCAGCAAGACCATCAACGGCAACGACGCCGTGGAGGCCTACACCGAGCTGCGCGAGGCCATGGCCTACGTGCGCACGGAGCGCAAGCCCTTCCTCCTGGAGGCCAACGTGTCGCGCCTCTACGGCCATTCGTCCGCCTCCGGTGCCAACTACGTGGGCAACGAGGTCGACTGCCTCAAGGACTTCGAGGCGAAGCTGGAGAAGGACGGCGTCCTGACGCGAGAGCAGATGGACGCCCTGCGCAACAACTACACCGAGGAGATGGCCGCCGCCGCCCGACTGGTGCGCGACGAGCCACAGCCCGACCCGGAATCCATCTGGAAGCACATCTACGCGGAGGACAAGTAACCCATGGCGAACATGGCACAGGCCATCCGCATGGCCCTGCACTACGCCGAGGAGCACCTGGGCGTCACCGACATCTTCGGCGAGGACGTGGGCGCCCCCCTGGGCGGCGTCTTCACCTGCACGCAGGGTCTGAAGACGACGTGGAACTCTCCCCTGGACGAGCGCGGCATCATCGGCGCGGCCATGGGCATCGCCATGGCCGGCGGACGGCCGGTGGCGGAGATCCAGTTCTGCGACTACGTCTACAACACCATCGACCTGCTGAAGCTGGCGGGCAACACCAGCTGGTCCACGTTCGGTGACTGGAACCTGCCCATGGTGGTGCGCACGCCGGTGGGCAGCGGCATCCGCGGGTCCATCTACCACTCGCACTCGTTCGACGCGACGATGACCCACATCGCCGGGTGGAAGGTGGTCATGCCCTCCACGCCGCTGGACGCGTACGGGCTGCTCATCACCGCGTGCCAGGAGAAGAACCCCGTCATGTTCCTGGAGCCCAAGGCGCTCCTGCGCGTGAAGGGCGAGGAGCGGATTCCGGGCGAGCCGGATGATGAGCGCGCGCTGTCGAAGCTGATCGACGCGCCGCTGGGAGACCGCTCCCAGTGGAAGCCGCAGTGGCCCGCGGGCCTGGAGGCGTACGCGGTGCCCTTCGGCAAGGGCAAGATCGTGCGCGAGGGCACGCAGCTCACCGTGGTGAGCTACGGCCGCACCCTGCCCCTGTGCGCGAAGGCCGCGGAGACGCTGGCCGCGGACGGCATCAGCGCGGAGGTCATCGACCTGCGCTCGCTGTGGCCGTACGACTGGGAGCTCATCAAGGCCTCCGTCCAGAAGACGGGCCGCGTCCTCTTCGTCAACGAGGACACCGAGGTGACGAACTTCGGAGAGCACCTGGTGCGCCGCACGGTGGAGGAGCTGTTCTACTCGCTGCTGGCGCCGCCCCGGCTGCTGGCCGGCAAGTTCCTGCCGGGCATCGGCCTGGCGGACGCGCTGGAGATGGCGTCGGTGCCGCAGTTGGGTGACATCACCACCGCCATCCGCTCGCTCGCGGGCGAGCAGCCGTAAGAGCGACACCCACAGTCCCCTGCTCGTGAGTCCCTTGTCTCACGGGAGAAGCACCCCGGGCCGCCATTCCTCTTTGGAGGGATGGCGGCCCATTCGTTAGACTCCGAAGGCTTTGTCACAGCCAATCGTCCGGACAGTCACTCCCGTCGCTGGTGCCGATGCGCCGGCCTTCCGTATTCGTCGCGCCCGCCGGGGTGACGCTGAAGCCATGGCGTCACTCCTCAAGGAGCTGGGCTACCCCCAGGGGACGGACCAGCAGACGGTCCACTGGGTCGTCAGCCATCCGGAGATTGAAATCTTCGTGGCCGGCGACCCGCAGGACCGGCCCGTGGGCATGGTGTCCTTCTCCCACCGTCCCCAGCTCCGGCTGCGCGGGCGCGTGGCCACCATCGACGAGTTGGTGGTGACGGAGACCTGGCGCCGCCGCGGCGTGGGCCGCGCGCTCATCCGGCAGATTCTGGAGCGCTGCAAGGTGCTGAGCGCGAAGCAGCTCCAGCTCGTCTCGCCCATGACGACGACGCCGGAGACGCGCAACTTCTACACCGCGTGTGGGTTCTCCGAACTCGACTCGGGCGTGTTCCGCCACGTCGATACGGAGTCCCAGCGCTAGGGAAGCGCCGGGGCTTGCCCCCGGCTGCTACCGCTTGATGCTGTCCACCACGCGCTGAAGCCGGGCCCGGTCCTCGTCGCTCAGGTCCGTGAAGCGCACGCCAATGGCCTCGGCCTCGTCGCGCACCCAGGCGATGACGCCGGTGAGGTGGAACTCCTCGCCTTCAATCGCCATGGACAGCCGGACGTGGGAGCCCACGTCGTAGGACTTCCGCGTCAGCAGGCACAGGCCGCCCGCGGAGATGTTGATGGAATACGCACGCAGCGCCCGCGCCGCGTCCTGCGTCTGGTTGAAGCGAACCTCGAACCGCGCCGCCACACGCTCATCCGCCCGCCGGTTCGCGTATGCGGCTGGATCCCCGTTCTCCATGTCATCCGCCGTCTTGGTTGTCATACGCACCCGATAGCCCCCACGTTCGACGCTACTGGCGAACACCACGCTGCTTCCCACACCCACAGTTCCACAGGGTGACGCGCCGGGCCAACCTCGAGGTCCCGGGCGTCCGCCAAGTGTCCGCTGCTTTCCACGCCTGATTCAAGGGGCCCCCTCTATCGAATTCGGGTGCCTATGTCCTCGGTGACTTCCCCGGGAGAGCTCTGGAATGCGTGTGGACCGCCTCTATGTGTTGACTGGAACCCTGGCTTTGGCCCTCTGGGCCGCCGCCTGCAACGGCGGCAACGGGCCGGGCTCTGGCGGCAAGAGGGACGCGGGCACGGATGGAGGCGGAACGCCCACCGTGGACGGTGGCGGGACGGACGCGGGCGGCGGCGGGCGGGACTTCGCCTGCAACGTGGCGCGGCAGGAGGGCTGTGCCGACGGCCAGGACTGCTACTTCGCGGACCTGGCGGACGGCGGCACCGGCAGCCGCTGCTTCGAAGCGGAGTGCGACGTGGTGGCCCAGGACTGCGCCCAGGGCCAGCGCTGCACGTATGCGATGGAGAATGGCGTCACCCAGCGGCGCTGCGTGGCCCCGGGCACCGCGGACGAAGGCGCGCCCTGCACGCTGGCTCCCAGTGACGGGGGCCTGGCCTACGACACCTGCCGGCAGGGATTGTTCTGCCGCGAGGCACCTGACGGCGCAGGAAGTGGCTTCACCTGCCAGCGCCTGTGCCATGCCACGACCCAATGTGGGAACGCGAGCGAGTGCAACACCGTGCTCCGCCTGGAAGGCACCGACGAGCTGCCGCTGGTCTGCGGCCCGCCGTCCACGGCGTGCAACCCCTTTGGCGAGGACTGCGATGCTCCACTCAGCTGCTACCCGTCCACGTCCGGTCCGCTGTGCGCGGGCAGCGGCAATCGGACGGAGGGGCAGTTGTGCGACTTCAGCAATCAATGCGCGCCGGGAAGCGCGTGTGTGAATGCGGGAGGCGGCCTCACCTGCCGTCCGCTCTGTCAGCCCGGTGGCACGCCCGCTTGCTCTACGGGCAGCTGCCGGGCGTTGGATAGCAACCCAGGCGTGGGGGCTTGCGTCCCCTAGACAGCAGGCCGGTCGCTGTGGCGGGCGGCCAGGCAGACGAGGCTTCGGAGGCGGAGGGTTCCCAGACGGCCGGCTGGCAGGGCACGGTGTGGTGTGCATCCTGCAAAGCCGGGAGGAATGGGAATGGGAACGAAGCCGGGGTGGCGGAGGGTCGTCGTGTTCGCGAGCAGCGCGCTGCTGGCGTGTGCTGGCGGCGTGGCGGACTCACCCGACGGGGACCTGCCGCCAGACGACGACAACCGCACTTCCACGATGGAGCAGAACGCGCCGGACGCGTCACTGGAAGTCGCGCCCGTGTTGGTGCTGAACGACGGGCGGCAGGTGCAGGCCGTGCCGCCCTTCGCGCCGTCGGCGACTTCGTTCCAACCGGGCTTCCATCAAGCGCTCCGCGCGTCTCACTCAGCGGGAAGCGTGACGACCTTCCGCATGCGCGTGCCAGTGGCGCGCGACGGCGGGCGCATCCGCGTGACGTTCCGCGCGGGCGACGGAAGCATGACGCTGGTGCGCGCCACCGTGGCCCAGGCGGGCGCCAATGGAGCGCTGGTGTCCACGCCGGTGAAGCTCACCTTCGATGGCGCGGAGGGCTTCACCGTGGACGCGCGCTCGCGGAAGACGTCGGACCCGGTGGACTTCCCGGTGGCGTTCCGGGACGAGCTGGCCATCACCTTCGAGGCCCGTGGCGCGCTGGCGGCCAGCGCCATCAGCGCCTTCCCAGGCAGCTTCGCGCGCGCGGGGAACCATGCGCTCGTGACGGGCGCGCTGGGCGGCACCCTGTTCGACCGCGCCGTCGGCGTGGCCACCGTCGACGTAGAAGGCCCCACGGGCCGCGCCTTCGTGGCCATCGGAGACAGCATCACCGAGGGCTACGTCGACACGAAGAACGACACGCGCAACGCCTGGCCCGCCAAGGTGGAGGCCGAGCTGGGCGTGCCCGTGGTGAACGCGGGCGTGAGTGGCCAGGGATTCTACGACGCGCTGGCGCTGCTCGACGGCGAGGTGCTGGCGCTCCGGGGCATCACCGACTGCATCGTCCTGCTGGGCACCAACGACCTGGGCGACAAGGACTCCCTGTCCGTCATCCAGGCGCGGATGAACACGATGCTGGGCCGGCTCGCGCCGTTCTGCCGCACCTGGGTCAGCACCCTGCTGCCCAAGGAGAAGTCGAACTACGCGCCCTACGAAGTGGTGAAGACCCAGCGGCTGGAGCTCAACACGTGGCTCCGCGGCGGCGGCGCCGGCCCGGAGCTCATCGACCTGGAGGCGGTGACGCGCCAGCCAGCGAACGTGCACCTGTTCCTCGACGGGCTGGAGGTGGACGGCATCCACCCCAGCGTCGAAGGCCACCGGGTGATGGCGGACGAAGTCACGCGCGTGCTGCGCGAAGAGGGCGGCCTCTAGCCGCGCCCCCGCGCTCAACCCTGGCGCGAGCCGAGCACGCCGTGGAGCACCAGCAGCTCCGCGAGCCCCGGCGGCGCCAGAATCCAGTCGTCCTCCGTGGGCACCCAGCGCACCGGGGCCCCGGCCCCCTCCAGCAGGCTGTTCACCTGGAGGAGCAGCGGCTCGAAGGTGGAGACGGGGGCCTCGCGGCTCCCCTCCGGGGCCGACACCTCGTGTCCACCGGGCTCCAGGCGGAAGGCGGCGCGGCCTGACTGGGGCGTCACCTCGAAGCCGGGCAGGTACGGCTGCATGGCGGCCTGGAGCCGCTCCAAGAGTGCGCCGTCCTCGTAGGGGTGGGACAGCTCCCAGTCGAAGAAGGTGGGCAGCTGCGCGAGCAGCTCCTGGTGCAGCGGGTTGGCGCGGCTCTGCCGCCAGTGGTGCTCGGCCAGGTCATAGGCCGTGGCGGGCACGCGCAGCTCGTACTTCTCCAACTTCGCGAGCAGCTCGCCCATCCGCTCCACCAGGTCCGCGGGCGGCTCGGCGCGGGACACCCAGCCCCAGTCCGCCACCGACTGCCCGCGCCGCTGGCCCTCCACCCGGTCCCCTTGACGCAGCTGGAGCTGCGGCTCCGGGGCCTCCTCTTCCGGGTACAGCCCCGCGTGCAGGAGCGGCCCGCCCGATTCGGGCCGCAGCCGCGCGAAGCGGTGCGCCGGGTTGACCTCCACCACGCTGAACGTCTCCCTGGCCATCGCCGTCTCCTCGGATGTCCGACGTCGCGGAGCCTACCCGGTGTTGCGCATTCCGGCGGCGATGCCGTTGAGCGTGAGCAACAGTGGACGATCCACCTCCGCCTGGCCCTCGCGCTTGCGCTTGAGCAGCTCCACCTGGAGGAAGGACATGGGGTCCACGTAGGGGTTGCGCAGGGAGATGCTGCGCTGGAGCTGCGGGTTGTTGTCGAGCAGCTTCGACTCGCCCGTCAGCCGCTTCACCTGCCTGCGCGTGCGCCGGTGCTCCTGCTGGATGCGCCGCCACAGCGAACGGGTGGCGGGAGGCGCCAGCGACGCGTAACGCCCGGCGATGGCCATGTCCGACTTCGCCAGCACCATGGTGACGTTGTCGATGACGGCGCGGAAGAAGGGCCACTCCCGGTACATGCGCTTGAGCTGCGCCGCCCCACCCTCCTCCTTCGAGAAGGCCTCCAGCGCCGAGCCCACGCCGTACCAACCCGGGAGGATGGCCCGGTTTTGCGTCCAGGCGAACACCCACGGAATCGCACGCAGCGTGTCCAGCCCCCCCGCCCTGCGCTTGCTGGGGCGCGAGCCGATGGGCAGCGACGCAATCTCCTCCACCGGCGTCGCGGCGGTGAAGAACTCCAGGAACCGCGGGTCCTCCCACACCAGGGCGCGATACGCCTTGCGCCCCGACTCCGCCAGCGTGTCGAACACGGTGCGGAAGGTGCGCTCGGCCTCGGGCTCCGGTCGCGGCTGCGCATCCAGCGTGTGCAGCAGCACGCCGCCCAGGATGAGCTCCAACGTGCGCCGCGCCAGCTCCGGGCGCGCATACTTGTGGTCCAGCGCCTCGCCCTGCTCCGTCGCCTTGTAGCCACCCGCCACCGCGCCAGGCGGCAGCGCGAGAATCGCCTCCTGCGCGGGACCACCGCCACGCGCCACGGACTCGCCGCGGCCGTGGAAGAGTCGCAGCGGGACGCCCGCCTCGCGAGACACCGCCGTGAGCGCCACCTGCGCGCGGTACAGCGCCGCGCTGGCCGCCAGGAGCCCCACCTCCTTGCCGGAGTCGCTGTAGCCCACCATCACCTCCTGGCCACCGCGCACGTCCAGGTGCTTGCGGTACTCCGCGTCCGCGAAGAGCGTGCGCAGCACGTCCGGGCCCGAGTCCAGCGCGCCCAGCTGCTCGAACAGCGGCACCACATTCACCGTGGCGCAGCCCCGCATCTCGTCCCACAGGCCCGCGTGCTTCAAGCAGCGGAAGGCCGCGAGTACGTCCTCGGCGGTGCTGGCCATGCTGAGGATGAGCGTGCGGCACGCGGGCTCACCCGACTCCGATTGGGCCTCCTTCAGCCGCGCCAGCACTTCCAGGAGCCGCGCCCCGCCTTCCGTCGGCGCCGGGCCCCCGTTGAACGAGCCCGCCGCGCTCACCGCGTCCTCGGCCGGCGCGCGCACCTCCAGCTCCGCCAGCGACAGTCCCAGCGCGAGCACCCGCTCCCGGACCTGCCGCACGTCGCGAAGTCCCGCGTGCGTGCCCTTCGACGCCTCCAGCGCGCGGCCCAGCACGTCCAGGTCCGCCAGCAAGGCCTCCGGCGTGCGGTAGGCGCCCTGCGGCATGGGGACGCTCGCCCCGGCGCGCTGCTGCGTCACGTAGTGGAGCGCACGCTGCAGCCGCTCCTCCATGAAGCGCAGCTTGTGCCGCAGCGGCTCGCCCGGGGTGCGGGGACCGTAGCGGCGCTCGGCGTCGGGCAATTCCTCCGCGTCCTTCGCCACCGAGTTCAGCAGCTCCTCGGACGGCTTCGCGTGACGCGCCGATTGGGACAGCCGACCGCCCAACCGCTCCAGGTCATACAGCAACCGCCGCAGTCCACGGGCCCGGTGCGCGCGCAGCGTGTCCGCGAACACGTCGGGCGTCACCAGCGGGTTGCCATCCATGTCCCCGCCCACCCATGAGTGGATGCGCACGGGCGTGTCCACCGGCCCCAGCGGCTCGCCGTAGGCACGCTCGAAGGCCCAGTCCAGCAGCTCGGGCAGCAGGGCCAGCTCGTCGGCGAGCACCTCCTCCACGTACCAGAGGACGTTCTTCACCTCGTCACCCACGGTGGGGCGCTCGCGGCGCAGCTCGTCCGTCTGCCACAGGAGGGTGATTTCCTCGCGCAGCAGCGCCAGGTTCACCGAGGACTCGCGCTGCGTCAGCTCGCAGCGGTCCCGCTCCTCCAGCAGGCCCGCCATGCGGTAGAGCTTCTCCAGCAGCGTGCGGCGAACGGCCTGCGTGGGGTGCGCGGTGAGCGTCAGCGTCACGCGCATGGTGCGCATGGCCTCGCGCACGCGCTCCGCGGGGATGCCCGCTTCCTTGAGCACGAGCAGCGTTGCCTCCAGCGAGCCGCGCTGGGGCTTGGCGGACGCGGCCTCCGCGTGGGTGCGAGCGCGGCGGATGCGGTGGTGCTGCTCCGCCAGGTTCACCAACTGGAAGTAGACGGAGAAGGCGCGCAGCACCGGCTCGGCCTGTTCCAGCGGCAGGCGTTGGAGCACCTCCGCCAGCTCGGCTGCCACCGCGCGCCGGCCGGCCACGGGGCCTCTGCGGCGCTGGATGGCGAGGCGGCGCACTTCTTCTTCCAGGTCGAAGAGCGCCTGCCCTTCCTGTTCGACGAGGACTTCTCCCAGGAGCCGGCCAAGCAGGCGGACATCCCGGCGCAGCGGCTGATCCACGGCACGCAGTCGGGCCATATGGTGCGACGGTAGCCGCTGAGCGGCGGACTGGCCCGCATTTCCGCGCGAGAAAGTGACGTGCGCCCGCGAATCACGGCGAGGTGGCTGTCATTCCCGACAGACTCGGTCCCGAAACGCGCCAGCACGCGCCACCGCCCGAAAGCCACCCGACCCCGTGGCTCCAGAGCCACACACCCGCCCGGTCCAGGCCTTGCACAACAGGCCACCCGTGGGCCGCGAACGACACCGCGGCCGAGGAGCTTGTCGCCATGTGGACGATGCGGGGGTGGAAGGTGACGTTGCTGTGTGGCTGGCTGGCCGCGCCGGTGGCCCAGGCCGAGACGGCGATGCTCGACGGGGTGCCGCGGGAGGCGAGGGCCGCGCGGAGCGCGGAGCTGCTCCCCTCCGAGCCGATGTTCCCCGACGCGGGCCCAGGCGAGCTGGACGGCCCCGTCCTTCGCTACGCGGAGCCGGTGTCCTGCCCCGCCGCGCCCGAGGGCCGGGTGTGGGTGGCGGAGACGCAGGCGTGCGACGACGCCGGCTGCGAGTCGCTCACGACGGTGTGGGCGGGCTCGTGGACCGTCGAGGACGCGGGGCTGGAGGTGCGCTGTGAGACGGACCGCGTGGTGCTGGCCGCGGGCGAATGGCGGATGGTGCTCACACGAGGCGCGGGCGGCGGGCTCGAGGTGAGTGAGCTGACGCCGCCGGAGCCCGAGTCGCTGTCGGCGGCGCGTCCCTCGGAGCCACCGGCCTCCGAGGGCTGAGCCGGGCTACACGCCGATGCGGCGGAGCATCAGAATGGGGCCTTCATCCAGGCGCCTGTCCCGCAGGTCGATCTCGCAGTCGATCATCCAGTCGCCGTGCCCTTCCGGGTCGATGATGCGCTGCTGGGTCTCCCACAGCCGCGTGCCCGACTCCTTCAGGAAGGTGTTGGCGGGCTTGCGCGCCTGGGGCGTGAGCACCACGACCTTGTGCTCCTCGAAGTACGGCGCCATGGCCTGCTCCAGCTTGGGGGCCGTCCATTCGCCCAGCGCGTTGTCCAGCATGGCCAGCGCATCCATGTAGCGCTTCTGGCCCAGCGCCTTGAGCAGCCGGTGCAGTTCTTCGCGCACGCGCGCGGCGAAGGCCTTCGGGTCGTCGGTGAGTTCCTTCGGCTTGAGCTCCACCACCGGCTTCGCCTCGACGGCGGCGTCCGGGTTGCGCATGCGCTCCCACTCATCCAGCAAGCTGGAGTCCACCTGTCGGAGCGTGGCGCGCAGGTGGTCGATGAAGTCCTCCACCTCCTCCGTGCGGAAGCGCTCTGGCACCGTCTGCACCAGCGTCTTGTACGTGTCGTTCACGTACCGCAGCAGCACGCCCTCGCTGCGCTGGAGGCCGTACTCACGGATGTAGTCCGGGAAGGACATGAACCGCTCAAACATGTCCCGGACAATGGACTTGGGCCGGATGTTCTCCTCGCCCACCCACGGGTGCTTCTGCGCGAACTTGTTGAAGGTGCCGTAGATGAAGTCGCGGTTGGGCTTGGGCCACTCGAGCTTCTCCAGCTCCGCCATGCGGTCGTCGTACTCCACGCCCTGCGCCTTCAGCTCGTTGATCTTCTCGCCCTTGAGCTGGTTCAGCTGCGCGTAGAGCACCACGTCCGGGTTCTCCAGGATGGCCTCCACCAGCGACACCACGTCGAGCGCGTACGTGTCCGTGGTCGGATCCAACAGCTCCAACGTGTCGAGCAGGTACAGCGACAGCGTGTGGTTGAGGCTGAAGTCGTGCTGCATCTCCCCCGCCACCTTCACCGTGGCGCCCGAGCCGCCCTGCCCCTTCTCCACCTCGATGATTTCCGCGTCGCGCAGCGTGCGGAAGTCGCGCGCGGCCTCCTTGAGATGCCGGCGCTTGAGGTAGTCCGAGTCGTGGCTGCGCTGCACCAGCTTCACCAGCCGCTTGTACCCGCCATTGCCTTCTGTCTGGTGGTCGCTCTGGAGCAGGTTGAGAATCATCCCGTGCGACACCGCGAAGCGGGACTCCAGCGGCTCCGGCATGCCGCTCTGGAGCCGCTCGAAGGTGCTCCGGTCGTACTGGACGAAGTTCTTCTGGGGCGGCTTGGCCTTGGGCGTCTTCTTCTTGCCCGCGGCCTCCTTGGCGGCCAGCTTGATGTTCTCGATGACGTACTCGGGCGCCTGGGCCACCACGCTGCCCTGCGTGTCGAAGCCCTTGCGGCCCGCGCGGCCGGCAATCTGCTGGAAGTCGCGCACGCTCAGCGTGGTCAGCTTCTCGCCGTTGAACTTGAAGAGCTGCGTGAAGAGCACCGTGCGGATGGGGATGTTGACGCCCACGCCCAGCGTGTCCGTGCCGCTAATGACCTTGAGGTGCCCGTGCTGGGCCAGCTTCTCCACCAGCAGGCGGTACTTGGGCAGCAGGCCGGCATGGTGCATGCCGATGCCGTGGCGCAGGAAGCGCTGGAACTCCTTGCCGTAGGGCGTGTCGAAGGGCGCGTCCTGGAGCGCCAACCGGATGGCCTCCTTCTCCTCCTTGGTGGAGAAGTCCACGCTCATCAGGTTCTGCGCCTGCTCGGCGGCGGTGCGCTGGGTGAAGTTGACCAGGTAGATGGGGTACTTCCCACGAGCAATCAGGTCTTCAATCGTCTCGTGCAGCGGCATCTCACGGTAGTCGAAGTCCAGCGGCACGGGGCGCTCGGCGCTGCGCACGGTGGCCACTTCCCGGCCGGTGAGTTTCGCCAGGCTCTCCTCGATGACGTGCGTGGGGCCCAGCGTGGCGGACATCAGCAGGAAGGTGGTGTCCGGCAGCGCGATGAGCGGCAACTGCCAGGCCACGCCGCGCTCGCGGTCCGAGTAGTAGTGGAACTCGTCCATGACGACGTAGTCCACGCGTGCGCTCGCGTCGCGCAGGGCCAGGTTGGCGAGGATTTCGGCGGTGCAGCAGATGATGGGCGCGTCGCGGTTGATGCTCGCGTCGCCGGTGAGCATGCCCACGTTCTCCGCGCCGAAGGCATCGCAGAGGGCGAAGAACTTCTCGTTCACCAGGGCCTTGATGGGGCAGGTGTAGAAGGAGACCTTCCCCTCCGCCATGGCCTTGAAGTGGAGCGCCGTCGCCACCAGCGACTTGCCGGAGCCGGTGGGCGTCTTGAGGAACAGGTGCTTGCCCGCCAGCAGCTCCAGGATGGCCTCTTCCTGGGCCGAATAGAGGCTCAAGCCATTGGCCGCCACATAGCCGACGAAGCGGTTGAGGATTTCGTCCGCGTCCAGGGGCGGTTCGCCCTTCTTGGGGAGCAGTGCGGCGAGCGGCGCTTGGGTT from Myxococcus xanthus encodes the following:
- a CDS encoding thiamine pyrophosphate-dependent dehydrogenase E1 component subunit alpha; the protein is MSRPRLIKESSEASAPLERELLVRIHDLMVKTRVLEERLIQMYKQGHGYFWIGGPGEEAFNVSLGLLMKKGQGPDFDYLHAHYRQSGTLLALGEEPIGSLRQMKNTATDPYSGGRNFAGHYSARKYNVAPVSSPIEVQYAIAPGTAMVQKRHGGDGITIVTGGDAGTAEGDFASCLVWSSRPANPLPILIIVTNNKWGISTAAEGQHGEQRISDRGKAFGIRSKTINGNDAVEAYTELREAMAYVRTERKPFLLEANVSRLYGHSSASGANYVGNEVDCLKDFEAKLEKDGVLTREQMDALRNNYTEEMAAAARLVRDEPQPDPESIWKHIYAEDK
- a CDS encoding alpha-ketoacid dehydrogenase subunit beta, with amino-acid sequence MANMAQAIRMALHYAEEHLGVTDIFGEDVGAPLGGVFTCTQGLKTTWNSPLDERGIIGAAMGIAMAGGRPVAEIQFCDYVYNTIDLLKLAGNTSWSTFGDWNLPMVVRTPVGSGIRGSIYHSHSFDATMTHIAGWKVVMPSTPLDAYGLLITACQEKNPVMFLEPKALLRVKGEERIPGEPDDERALSKLIDAPLGDRSQWKPQWPAGLEAYAVPFGKGKIVREGTQLTVVSYGRTLPLCAKAAETLAADGISAEVIDLRSLWPYDWELIKASVQKTGRVLFVNEDTEVTNFGEHLVRRTVEELFYSLLAPPRLLAGKFLPGIGLADALEMASVPQLGDITTAIRSLAGEQP
- a CDS encoding SGNH/GDSL hydrolase family protein; amino-acid sequence: MGTKPGWRRVVVFASSALLACAGGVADSPDGDLPPDDDNRTSTMEQNAPDASLEVAPVLVLNDGRQVQAVPPFAPSATSFQPGFHQALRASHSAGSVTTFRMRVPVARDGGRIRVTFRAGDGSMTLVRATVAQAGANGALVSTPVKLTFDGAEGFTVDARSRKTSDPVDFPVAFRDELAITFEARGALAASAISAFPGSFARAGNHALVTGALGGTLFDRAVGVATVDVEGPTGRAFVAIGDSITEGYVDTKNDTRNAWPAKVEAELGVPVVNAGVSGQGFYDALALLDGEVLALRGITDCIVLLGTNDLGDKDSLSVIQARMNTMLGRLAPFCRTWVSTLLPKEKSNYAPYEVVKTQRLELNTWLRGGGAGPELIDLEAVTRQPANVHLFLDGLEVDGIHPSVEGHRVMADEVTRVLREEGGL
- a CDS encoding GNAT family N-acetyltransferase; protein product: MASLLKELGYPQGTDQQTVHWVVSHPEIEIFVAGDPQDRPVGMVSFSHRPQLRLRGRVATIDELVVTETWRRRGVGRALIRQILERCKVLSAKQLQLVSPMTTTPETRNFYTACGFSELDSGVFRHVDTESQR
- a CDS encoding DEAD/DEAH box helicase — its product is MATPETQAPLAALLPKKGEPPLDADEILNRFVGYVAANGLSLYSAQEEAILELLAGKHLFLKTPTGSGKSLVATALHFKAMAEGKVSFYTCPIKALVNEKFFALCDAFGAENVGMLTGDASINRDAPIICCTAEILANLALRDASARVDYVVMDEFHYYSDRERGVAWQLPLIALPDTTFLLMSATLGPTHVIEESLAKLTGREVATVRSAERPVPLDFDYREMPLHETIEDLIARGKYPIYLVNFTQRTAAEQAQNLMSVDFSTKEEKEAIRLALQDAPFDTPYGKEFQRFLRHGIGMHHAGLLPKYRLLVEKLAQHGHLKVISGTDTLGVGVNIPIRTVLFTQLFKFNGEKLTTLSVRDFQQIAGRAGRKGFDTQGSVVAQAPEYVIENIKLAAKEAAGKKKTPKAKPPQKNFVQYDRSTFERLQSGMPEPLESRFAVSHGMILNLLQSDHQTEGNGGYKRLVKLVQRSHDSDYLKRRHLKEAARDFRTLRDAEIIEVEKGQGGSGATVKVAGEMQHDFSLNHTLSLYLLDTLELLDPTTDTYALDVVSLVEAILENPDVVLYAQLNQLKGEKINELKAQGVEYDDRMAELEKLEWPKPNRDFIYGTFNKFAQKHPWVGEENIRPKSIVRDMFERFMSFPDYIREYGLQRSEGVLLRYVNDTYKTLVQTVPERFRTEEVEDFIDHLRATLRQVDSSLLDEWERMRNPDAAVEAKPVVELKPKELTDDPKAFAARVREELHRLLKALGQKRYMDALAMLDNALGEWTAPKLEQAMAPYFEEHKVVVLTPQARKPANTFLKESGTRLWETQQRIIDPEGHGDWMIDCEIDLRDRRLDEGPILMLRRIGV
- a CDS encoding phosphoenolpyruvate carboxylase, translating into MARLRAVDQPLRRDVRLLGRLLGEVLVEQEGQALFDLEEEVRRLAIQRRRGPVAGRRAVAAELAEVLQRLPLEQAEPVLRAFSVYFQLVNLAEQHHRIRRARTHAEAASAKPQRGSLEATLLVLKEAGIPAERVREAMRTMRVTLTLTAHPTQAVRRTLLEKLYRMAGLLEERDRCELTQRESSVNLALLREEITLLWQTDELRRERPTVGDEVKNVLWYVEEVLADELALLPELLDWAFERAYGEPLGPVDTPVRIHSWVGGDMDGNPLVTPDVFADTLRAHRARGLRRLLYDLERLGGRLSQSARHAKPSEELLNSVAKDAEELPDAERRYGPRTPGEPLRHKLRFMEERLQRALHYVTQQRAGASVPMPQGAYRTPEALLADLDVLGRALEASKGTHAGLRDVRQVRERVLALGLSLAELEVRAPAEDAVSAAGSFNGGPAPTEGGARLLEVLARLKEAQSESGEPACRTLILSMASTAEDVLAAFRCLKHAGLWDEMRGCATVNVVPLFEQLGALDSGPDVLRTLFADAEYRKHLDVRGGQEVMVGYSDSGKEVGLLAASAALYRAQVALTAVSREAGVPLRLFHGRGESVARGGGPAQEAILALPPGAVAGGYKATEQGEALDHKYARPELARRTLELILGGVLLHTLDAQPRPEPEAERTFRTVFDTLAESGRKAYRALVWEDPRFLEFFTAATPVEEIASLPIGSRPSKRRAGGLDTLRAIPWVFAWTQNRAILPGWYGVGSALEAFSKEEGGAAQLKRMYREWPFFRAVIDNVTMVLAKSDMAIAGRYASLAPPATRSLWRRIQQEHRRTRRQVKRLTGESKLLDNNPQLQRSISLRNPYVDPMSFLQVELLKRKREGQAEVDRPLLLTLNGIAAGMRNTG
- a CDS encoding TIGR02266 family protein is translated as MTTKTADDMENGDPAAYANRRADERVAARFEVRFNQTQDAARALRAYSINISAGGLCLLTRKSYDVGSHVRLSMAIEGEEFHLTGVIAWVRDEAEAIGVRFTDLSDEDRARLQRVVDSIKR